The Dunckerocampus dactyliophorus isolate RoL2022-P2 chromosome 13, RoL_Ddac_1.1, whole genome shotgun sequence genome window below encodes:
- the si:ch211-266g18.10 gene encoding trichohyalin isoform X1: MADGAKTASASGSDGSPAGSVKSKVWVVLNKLRVSVELLIALAALLSWLVVGVVMFDFVEYKAVPDIQHIMSDPVQAMHDAVEEVSSLVNKFQECAPDLSDPMSAAAYAVEEIAEAKDGFVQYLSDEEGNFYLSYVDPVVFGRRLFHSTDDCVCGVVASIRDTLCAAVDATLDTISYINTGRIDLSFMDPVLIGRDVFSHINDFMCGLMTSIQQFLCRILDSLLDLIKGIVDINVLDPVAFGRNVISITNDTVTKLTGSMQEMMDVCIDNIKNTVKGTTDLSFIDPVAIGRKVFNVINRLVSGTAAHLQDVLCSIVDVTLDTIKDIQEVVVFSPSAALKRTGDIIAEQYHMLVDAISASLIGEQGILPDVTFDPMKVMEDAMLELTDKKDLFVAYMSSMIVGDQGESLATPAVNVIPEKDESVASHSDRHMVRRKGEFLPPYVKVADMMIAAKDTEEASQEASASPGEDKEEEETGKDEDEEDTEGVDVEKEGTEEEMGEETDKEVVVKEEETKDAQVRLVEEEEPRDEEEDEEEEEEETTQIDEEEAEKNVNDEEEEEEKKEETTLDEEEEEEPDTTEDDEEAKTIKGEEEEEDTTLEEEEEDEETTTEDDNEEEEEETTLDEEEEEVVETATLVVEAETAEEEEETVTGDEDEEEEETTTDEEEEEGDTILDEAEEEEENEETTTEDDNEEEEEDTTPEDDDEEEEEETTGVDNEVEITTENEEKEDAKTTTVDEEEEETETTPVDEKEEAEDTITVDEDEEEKEEETTTQDEEEEDEEETTLDDGMEQEEEEEEATPTTADEGDEQEESTTVDEDEEEEITTEDDEKEEEETLTADEDEECTIISDDEDEEEEETLTADEDGESTIISDDEDEEEEETLTADEDGESTIISDDEDEEEEETLTADEDEESTIISDDEDEEEEETTTVDEEEEEAITTEDDEQEEEKLTADEDEESTIISDDEDEETTTVDEEEEEAITTEDDEQEEETLTADEDEESATTSDHQNEEEQEETIITVDEDGEEEEEEESKDVITDDEEEHEEEDEVEPPIHKVDLELTSAETNHSLTSADYDDVDKEAQRFSAVYDHNKYGDMMDDADENNNNSESGKVESKGRRKLHEHLRKHDKVVEEAEKREALKEVKDRLKDLLKDEKKDTKLEKSFKNKTTREEKPVEKVKHTVAKLLKPKTDKSKDETLKKPTKEPQAEAKSVKEKADIKKPSVEVVSRVKKGMKRTTTEDRKSPIVLRKPTKEEKRETEPLFKKQAKQEEAKLDKKEVEESLKEPSRKEKEVMKALKEEKDVTETPKDKIEEKVKEDKKAIKAKEKVKKHLKEQREVGGPPTEEAKEVRKSPIQQQEAEEPPKEEAKAKKEVREPLKDEGSVEETPNEKAKEARDIRKAHRKLRAIRRLFKEEGKKPSRHVREAKKVPLEVEKALKEENVTAEHPKEEIKVKKPPKEEKHLKKLIKPSTDGKEDKKLPFGEFKETLEEEKVIKDHPKEELQVKKPPKVEKEIKKLIKPSTDGKDDKKLPLAEVKKALGEKKVIKEHPKKEIQVKKPPKDNKPVKPARETNVSLTEPKSPQDLKAVKVKRDAKRDIFVTRLLKAEAKQQEEDETKPKTASKDEGEMKKPHEKERVIKTPFKDDKEDLKKLPTEEKHVKELTKEKEEDTRKHLKEEKAKTEDTKACILEKEEKKPHEEVKRSLRQDNRSFLKETTGVEKEPKKPPHVKEEKKPAKEEKIPPKEEKKPLKEKDKIPPKEEKKPPKEEDKIPHKEEKKPPKEEEKIPHKEDKKPSREKEKIPPEEEKKPLKEQEKIPPKKEKKPPKEEEKILPIEDKKPSREKEKILPAAEKKPSRQKEKIPPKEEKKPLKEKEKIPPKEEKRPLKEKEKIPPKEEKEPLKEKEKIPPKEEKEPLKEKEKIPLKEDKKPLKEKEKIPLKEEKKPLKEKEKIPLKEEVRKARKEEGEDKKVVEKKLSIRKENLIKKPIKDTTELRRPPKDVRQPLRENKLTRPPKQEKEEKEKEEPEEKTSTEKKEIPGEPSMEEKPSEAKKVSTKIPKEAAEPVTVPTTPLRTHGLLRRHLKEEKEETAAALKDQPEETPEKTKEDKGLKIKATKQPKKDKELKKASKQEPEEPSKEEKDVLKPSKKEEKDSEPKKLSRAVSKEDKVVAKDKTRTSVKEEKEDKQTPKEEPVKTATRTIKTEKTTRASIMKKEHVNATKAADVSKRPPRLLRVSKKQISPILKKEHKNVTKTEAPQVPKLTAKPEAAKKEAPKEKVGITPAKKAAPKEKLQPVITKKEQEGPARNASLLKERVKIVPMKRAVTRPVKKVQDVSPKTSAEDVQLKPKAVVTKREPAPLKTKQATAAKDAVAAHKNASLTKEKVTVVPLKKDATKEKAKAADEKKVSSEAEVDAKREKATSLLKTKKQEASKENIKPASAKKDTELAKEAKAAEKVEAELAKEAKAAAAKKEAELAKEAKAAAAKKEAALAKEAKAAAAKKGKTVEKKAAKDEKVKEDGVLKEIQEPVKKNKSAKEEKAKADSEEFLMEDEMPYFQCFFVDEDEAQFPFYAFSPLQI; the protein is encoded by the exons ATGGCTGACG GGGCCAAAACCGCGTCGGCCTCCGGGTCCGATGGATCCCCAGCTGGCTCTGTGAAATCCAAAGTGTGGGTTGTACTGAACAAGCTGCGAGTGTCTGTGGAGCTGCTCATCGCGCTGGCTGCTCTCTTGTCCTGGCTGGTGGTGGGCGTGGTGATGTTTGACTTCGTGGAGTACAAGGCAGTACCTG ACATTCAGCACATCATGTCAGACCCAGTCCAAGCCATGCACGACGCCGTGGAGGAGGTGTCCAGTCTGGTCAACAAGTTCCAAG AATGCGCCCCCGACCTAAGTGACCCCATGTCTGCAGCTGCCTATGCAGTGGAAGAAATAGCAGAGGCAAAAGATGGATTTGTGCAATATTTATCAGATGAAGAGG GAAACTTCTACCTGAGCTATGTAGACCCTGTGGTCTTTGGCAGAAGACTTTTCCATTCAACTGACGACTGTGTGTGCGGAGTGGTGGCATCCATCAGGGACACACTGTGTGCTGCTGTGGACGCTACGTTGGACACTATATCCTACATAAACACGG GACGAATAGACTTGAGCTTCATGGATCCAGTGCTGATAGGCCGAGATGTCTTCTCCCACATCAATGACTTCATGTGTGGCCTGATGACCTCCATCCAGCAGTTCCTCTGCCGTATCTTGGACTCACTTCTAGATCTCATTAAAG GAATTGTTGACATCAATGTTTTGGACCCTGTGGCGTTTGGTAGGAACGTCATCAGCATTACAAACGACACCGTCACTAAACTAACAGGCAGCATGCAGGAAATGATGGACGTCTGCATAGACAACATTAAGAATACTGTCAAAG GAACTACCGACTTGAGCTTCATTGACCCGGTGGCGATTGGCAGGAAAGTCTTCAATGTCATTAACAGGCTTGTGAGCGGAACGGCAGCACATCTTCAGGATGTGTTGTGTTCCATTGTGGATGTTACGCTGGACACAATTAAAG ACATCCAGGAAGTTGTCGTGTTCAGTCCCTCTGCGGCGCTAAAGAGGACCGGCGATATCATCGCAGAACAGTACCACATGCTGGTCGACGCCATCTCTGCCTCGCTCATAGGCGAACAAG gAATCTTGCCCGATGTGACCTTTGACCCGATGAAAGTGATGGAAGACGCCATGCTGGAGCTGACGGACAAGAAGGACTTGTTTGTGGCATATATGTCCAGCATGATTGTGGGGGATCAAG gAGAATCACTTGCTACCCCAGCTGTAAATGTCATCCCTGAAAAag ATGAAAGTGTAGCATCCCACTCTGACAGACACATGGTGAGACGCAAAG GTGAATTTCTGCCGCCGTATGTAAAAG TTGCAGACATGATGATCGCCGCTAAAGACACAGAGGAAGCATCACAGGAGGCTTCAGCATCACCGGGAGAggacaaagaggaggaggaaacagggaaggatgaagatgaggaggacACAGAGGGTGTTGACGTAGAAAAGGAAGGAACAGAGGAGGAGATGGGTGAAGAAACAGATAAAGAAGTTGTGGTGAAAGAGGAGGAGACCAAAGATGCTCAAGTCAGattagtggaggaggaggagcccagagatgaagaggaagatgaggaggaggaagaagaggagacaACACAAATAGATGAGGAGGAGGcagagaaaaatgtaaatgatgaggaggaggaggaagagaaaaAAGAGGAGACAACAttagatgaggaggaggaggaggagccggACACAACCGAGGATGATGAGGAGGCAAAGACAATAAAaggtgaggaggaagaggaggacacaacactagaggaggaggaagaagacgaGGAGACTACAACTGAAGACGAcaatgaggaggaagaggaggagacaacattagatgaggaggaggaggaagttgtGGAGACAGCAACATTAGTTGTGGAGGCGGAGACAgccgaggaggaagaggagaccGTAACaggagatgaagatgaagaggaggaggagacaacaacagatgaggaggaagaggaaggggaCACAATACTTGatgaggcggaggaggaggaggaaaatgagGAGACCACAACTGAAGATGAcaatgaggaggaagaggaggacacaACACCCGAAGATGAcgatgaagaggaagaagaggagacaACAGGAGTAGATAATGAGGTGGAGATCACAACTGAAAATGAGGAGAAGGAGGACGCTAAGACAACAACGgtagatgaggaggaggaggagaccgAGACAACACCCGTAGATGAGAAGGAGGAAGCTGAGGACACAATAACAGTggatgaagatgaggaggagaaagaggaggagacTACAACacaagatgaggaggaggaggatgaagaagagACAACTTTAGATGATGGTATggagcaggaggaagaggaagaggaggcgacACCAACAACAGCAGATGAGGGAGACGAACAGGAGGAGAGCACAACAGTagatgaagatgaggaggaggaaatcACAACTGAAGATgatgagaaggaggaggaggagacattAACAGCAGATGAAGATGAGGAGTGCACAATAATATCAGATGacgaagatgaggaggaggaggagacattAACAGCAGATGAAGATGGGGAGTCCACAATAATATCAGATGacgaagatgaggaggaggaggagacattAACAGCAGATGAAGATGGGGAGTCCACAATAATATCagatgatgaagatgaggaggaggaggagacattAACAGCAGATGAAGATGAGGAGTCCACAATAATATCagatgatgaagatgaggaggaggaggagaccaCAACAgtagatgaggaagaggaggaggcgaTCACAACTGAAGATGacgagcaggaggaggagaaattaACAGCAGATGAAGATGAGGAGTCCACAATAATATCAGATGACGAAGATGAGGAGACCACAACAgtagatgaggaagaggaggaggcgaTCACAACTGAAGATGacgagcaggaggaggagacatTAACAGCAGATGAAGATGAGGAGTCCGCAACAACATCAGATCACCAAaatgaggaggagcaggaggagacaATAATAACAGTAGATgaagatggagaggaggaggaggaggaggagagtaaAGACGTCATCACAGATGATGAGGAAGAgcatgaagaagaagatgaggtggagcctccaatcCACAAAGTTGACCTTGAGCTGACATCTGCTGAAACCAACCACAGCCTAACATCTGCTGATTATGATGATGTTGACAAAGAAGCGCAGCGTTTCTCCGCAGTTTATGACCATAACAAATATGGCGACATGATGGATGACGCcgatgaaaacaacaacaacagcgagAGCGGGAAAGTGGAGTCTAAAGGAAGGAGGAAGCTTCACGAACATCTCCGCAAACATGACAAAG TTGTGGAAGAGGCTGAGAAAAGAGAGGCACTGAAAGAAGTTAAAGATAGACTTAAAG ATCTTTTAAAAGATGAGAAAAAAGACACCAAACTTGAGAAATccttcaaaaacaaaacaacaagagAAGAAAAGCCAGTAGAGAAAGTCAAACACACGGTGGCTAAACTTCTTAAGCCAAAGACGGACAAAAGCAAAG ACGAAACCTTGAAGAAGCCAACAAAGGAGCCCCAAGCTGAAGCAAAGtctgtcaaagaaaaagcagacaTAAAAAAGCCTTCTGTGGAGGTGGTTTCCAGAGTTAAGAAGGGAATGAAGAGAACAACCACAGAAGACAGAAAGTCTCCAATTGTTCTGAGGAAACCTACCAAAGAGGAGAAAAGAGAGACGGAACCTCTCTTTAAAAAACAAGCCAAGCAAGAGGAAGCAAAACTTGACAAGAAAGAGGTCGAAGAATCTCTCAAAGAACCTTCTAGAAAAGAGAAGGAAGTCATGAAAGCTTTGAAAGAAGAGAAGGATGTCACAGAAACTCCTAAAGACAAGATAGAGGAGAAGGTAAAAGAAGACAAGAAAGCAATTAAAGCCAAGGAAAAAGTCAAGAAACATCTTAAAGAACAACGAGAGGTCGGGGGACCACCGACAGAAGAAGCCAAAGAAGTCAGGAAATCTCCCATACAACAACAAGAAGCTGAAGAACCACCCAAAGAAGAAGCCAAAGCCAAGAAAGAAGTCAGGGAACCACTTAAAGACGAGGGGTCGGTTGAGGAAACACCCAACGAAAAAGCCAAAGAGGCGAGAGACATCAGGAAAGCTCACAGAAAACTGAGAGCCATCAGGAGATTATTCAAAGAAGAGGGCAAAAAACCATCAAGACATGTTAGAGAAGCCAAGAAAGTTCCTTTAGAAGTTGAAAAAGCTCTCAAAGAAGAGAACGTCACAGCGGAACATCCCAAAGAAGAAATCAAAGTCAAGAAACCTCCAAAAGAGGAGAAACATCTCAAGAAACTCATCAAACCATCAACAGATGGTAAAGAAGACAAGAAACTTCCTTTCGGAGAATTTAAGGAAACTCTGGAAGAAGAGAAAGTCATAAAAGATCATCCCAAAGAAGAACTCCAAGTCAAGAAACCTCCCAAAGTGGAGAAAGAAATTAAGAAACTCATCAAACCATCAACAGATGGTAAAGACGACAAGAAGCTTCCTTTAGCAGAAGTTAAGAAAGCTCTGGGagaaaagaaagtcataaaagaaCATCCCAAAAAAGAAATCCAAGTCAAGAAACCTCCCAAAGACAATAAACCTGTCAAACCAGCAAGAGAAACAAATGTGTCCTTAACGGAACCAAAGTCACCACAAGACCTCAAAGCTGTCAAAGTCAAGAGAGATGCCAAGCGGGACATATTTGTCACAAGACTCTTAAAAGCAGAAGCCAAACAACAAGAAGAAGATGAGACAAAACCAAAGACAGCATCCAAAGATGAGGGAGAAATGAAGAAACCTCATGAGAAAGAGAGGGTCATCAAAACACCTTTCAAAGATGATAAAGAAGATCTCAAGAAACTTCCCACAGAAGAGAAACACGTAAAAGAACTAACCAAAGAAAAGGAGGAGGACACCAGGAAACACCTTAAAGAAGAGAAAGCAAAGACAGAGGACACAAAGGCCTGCATTCTGGAGAAAGAGGAGAAGAAGCCTCATGAAGAAGTCAAGAGATCTCTGAGACAGGACAACAGATCTTTCTTAAAAGAAACAACCGGAGTAGAGAAAGAACCCAAGAAGCCACCTCACGTGAAAGAAGAGAAGAAACCTGCTAAAGAAGAGAAGATTCCACCCAAAGAAGAGAAGAAACCACTCAAAGAAAAGGATAAGATTCCACCCAAAGAAGAGAAGAAACCTCCTAAAGAAGAGGATAAGATTCCACACAAAGAAGAGAAGAAACCTCCTAAAGAAGAGGAGAAGATTCCACACAAAGAAGACAAGAAGCCTTCGAGAGAAAAGGAGAAGATTCCACCCGAAGAAGAGAAGAAACCTCTTAAAGAACAGGAAAAGATTCCACCCAAAAAAGAGAAGAAACCTCCTAAAGAAGAGGAGAAGATTCTACCCATAGAAGATAAGAAACCTTCTAGAGAAAAGGAGAAGATTCTACCTGCAGCAGAGAAGAAACCTTCTCGACAAAAGGAGAAGATTCCACCCAAAGAAGAGAAGAAACCTCTTAAAGAAAAGGAGAAGATTCCACCCAAAGAAGAGAAGAGACCTCTTAAAGAAAAGGAGAAGATTCCACCCAAAGAAGAGAAGGAACCTCTTAAAGAAAAGGAGAAGATTCCACCCAAAGAAGAGAAGGAACCTCTTAAAGAAAAGGAGAAGATTCCACTCAAAGAAGATAAGAAACCTCTTAAAGAAAAGGAGAAGATTCCACTCAAAGAAGAGAAGAAACCTCTTAAAGAAAAGGAGAAGATTCCACTCAAAGAAGAGGTTAGAAAAGCCCGTAAGGAAGAGGGTGAAGATAAGAAAGTGGTGGAGAAGAAACTTTCCATCAGGAAAGAAAACCTAATCAAGAAACCAATAAAAGATACAACAGAATTAAGGAGACCACCTAAAGATGTTAGACAACCCTTAAGAGAGAATAAACTGACCAGACCTCCCAAGCAGGAGAAGGAAGAAAAAGAGAAGGAAGAACCCGAAGAGAAGACGTCTACAGAGAAGAAGGAAATCCCAGGGGAGCCTTCAATGGAAGAAAAACCCAGTGAAGCAAAGAAAGTATCAACAAAGATCCCCAAAGAAGCTGCAGAACCAGTGACAGTACCTACGACACCTCTCAGGACTCATGGACTTCTCAGAAGGCATCtcaaagaagaaaaggaagaaacgGCTGCTGCTTTAAAAGACCAGCCGGAAGAAACACCAGAGAAGACGAAAGAAGACAAAGGACTGAAGATCAaagcaacaaaacaaccaaaaaaggaCAAAGAACTCAAGAAAGCATCCAAACAAGAACCAGAGGAACCTTCAAAGGAAGAAAAGGATGTTTTAAAACCATCTAAGAAGGAAGAGAAAGACAGTGAACCGAAGAAGCTGTCCAGGGCGGTCTCTAAAGAAGATAAAGTGGTCGCCAAAGACAAAACAAGGACCTCTGTCAAAGAGGAGAAAGAGGACAAGCAGACTCCTAAAGAAGAACCTGTGAAGACAG CCACGAGAACCATAAAGACTGAGAAGACCACCAGAGCGTCCATTATGAAGAAGGAACATGTTAATGCTACTAAAGCAG CTGATGTGTCCAAGAGACCTCCAAGGCTGCTGAGAGTGTCCAAAAAGCAAATATCCCCCATCTTGAAAAAGGAACATAAGAATGTAACCAAAACAG aGGCCCCGCAGGTTCCTAAGCTAACAGCCAAACCCGAAGCTGCAAAGAAAG AGGCGCCAAAGGAAAAGGTTGGAATAACTCCTGCCAAGAAAG CTGCTCCAAAGGAAAAGCTCCAACCTGTCATCACGAAAAAAG AACAAGAGGGTCCTGCAAGAAATGCCTCTTTGCTGAAGGAACGAGTCAAAATAGTGCCAATGAAGAGAG CTGTCACAAGGCCAGTCAAGAAAGTCCAGGACGTTTCGCCCAAGACTT CAGCGGAAGACGTCCAACTGAAGCCAAAAGCAGTTGTGACAAAGAGAG